One stretch of Phaeodactylum tricornutum CCAP 1055/1 chromosome 9, whole genome shotgun sequence DNA includes these proteins:
- a CDS encoding predicted protein, translating into MSPTCYPSGPLEVLETTTPEVSYTYRQCREQVVPHTSVMDSYAHYNHNAFRQRSQSYEAGAEQASQLANSAGTNPSASSYSPCHENYNPVLGPSPTHHPMHAPATPRDTHHRHRASYSPAENAGNTNHSQHNPLRYMANYEASHHHQQQQQAAANQAMVHLFAAATPHNTYGVPVPGLHHTQQHFQNQQNLATVAATAALNANGNNSNPSSYETLAQTAPAPLHQRHSSLDELLLLSPSLLADVGLEPLPAAVSHTNSISSGSNGSGNSLASVAFNPRRNPGTHSQSHARSEPLDLYRDNFALPPPSQTVSSHQSSPSTRHLFQPPVAAVSETYSNPQESFLDELTLQVPGLSLEPIPGRDVLERLRTNMNDVLTRYIPCVDFLVQCQQDLRKGLAAATSKVRKGSRHVDRMTARQFYGTFVESLPGKFYLKNQYIMENAALQTATQGLQKLKSDAKASERQGCEAIKNCFLGGMKEGESWGLRKWLSQNGNALRICTDLECILKAMQNLDKTASITIQLAELLRPIAQRALDRLKADVPASYQERSAAHPYLPFFHRLEAALRGVATFDPTEDDVICVDDSDDENDADEVLDVTIQPLAPPRSRSKVPAVEVTTQHWLTGFESKKRKADSSEDETESQIPAKRFTRVLKISDRSEESASVGEGQLSFKDDGDNFSSSGESDNESVVEVVGVQPAQSEVNNRNRTLSRTDDWVCSSCSILNAPSDSNCLACGDENYMKDLVFFKTLGEPINVKTGLPASKVAQQRKELIHDMAISREIWPAMTEDQMQEAASLAYTMADSLDQLAVVFEEGQMLSVRPPNITVVGFWDGDRYGSALRLLGEILRKSEAIFFLDRVDEDYLISRGLRPYSHVIKHPLSFRDIVGALVEFPEEMNTNPSYSNGHLPVRGLASWNMWKGADLLQAIDLVFLNCLAYGKAVVEVLSCGNMWVLRVDAESYTRRHDDQKRVGLWFTR; encoded by the exons ATGTCACCAACTTGCTATCCTTCTGGCCCTTTAGAGGTGCTTGAAACAACCACGCCGGAAGTCTCCTACACGTACCGACAGTGCCGGGAACAAGTCGTTCC tcacacgaGCGTGATGGACAGTTACGCTCACTACAACCATAACGCGTTCCGGCAGCGATCACAGTCGTACGAAGCCGGAGCGGAACAAGCGTCGCAATTGGCCAACTCTGCGGGAACAAATCCATCCGCATCGTCCTATAGTCCGTGTCACGAGAACTACAACCCCGTACTAGGGCCTTCACCCACACACCATCCAATGCATGCACCCGCTACACCACGGGACacgcatcatcgtcatcgtgcCTCGTACAGCCCTGCTGAGAATGCTGGCAACACCAATCATTCGCAGCACAATCCTTTGCGCTATATGGCCAACTACGAAGCCTcgcaccaccaccaacaacaacaacaagccgcGGCAAATCAAGCCATGGTGCATCTATTTGCGGCAGCTACACCacacaacacctatggtgtACCAGTCCCTGGTCTGCACCACACACAGCAACACTTTCAAAATCAGCAGAATCTGGCGACGGTTGCAGCCACCGCTGCGCTAAATGCAAACGGCAACAATAGTAATCCATCGTCCTACGAGACGCTAGCGCAAACGGCCCCGGCTCCTTTACACCAACGGCACTCGAGTCTGGATGAGCTTCTCTTGTTATCACCCTCGCTATTGGCGGATGTCGGTTTGGAACCGTTGCCGGCAGCCGTCAGTCATACCAATTCAATTAGTTCCGGATCGAATGGCTCGGGCAACAGTCTCGCATCGGTGGCTTTTAATCCGAGAAGGAATCCTggtactcacagtcaatcgcaTGCGCGATCAGAGCCGCTGGATCTCTACCGGGACAATTTTGCGCTTCCTCCGCCATCTCAAACGGTTTCGTCTCACCAGTCATCCCCAAGTACACGGCATTTGTTCCAACCCCCAGTCGCTGCCGTGTCGGAAACGTACAGCAATCCACAGGAGTCTTTTTTAGATGAGCTTACCTTGCAAGTTCCGGGCCTGTCACTCGAACCAATACCCGGTCGGGACGTCTTGGAACGGCTCCGAACCAACATGAACGATGTACTCACGCGATACATACCGTGTGTCGATTTTCTGGTGCAGTGTCAACAAGACTTGCGCAAAGGCTTGGCAGCCGCAACGAGCAAAGTACGGAAGGGTTCGCGACACGTTGATAGGATGACCGCACGCCAATTCTACGGCACGTTCGTCGAATCTTTGCCGGGGAAATTTTATTTAAAGAATCAGTACATAATGGAAAATGCCGCCCTGCAAACGGCAACGCAAGGCTTGCAGAAACTTAAATCGGATGCCAAAGCGTCCGAGAGACAAGGTTGTGAAGCCATCAAGAATTGTTTTCTCGGTGGCATGAAAGAAGGAGAGTCTTGGGGATTGCGCAAATGGTTGTCGCAAAACGGAAACGCCTTGAGGATATGTACCGACTTGGAGTGCATACTCAAAGCAATGCAGAATTTGGACAAAACAGCGTCAATCACGATTCAACTGGCGGAATTACTGCGACCTATAGCGCAGCGTGCATTGGATCGGTTAAAAGCGGACGTACCTGCCTCCTACCAAGAGCGAAGTGCGGCCCATCCGTATCTCCCCTTTTTTCACAGGCTTGAAGCAGCCCTCCGGGGGGTGGCCACTTTCGATCCTACCGAAGATGATGTCATTTGCGTGGatgattcggacgacgaaaacgatgcgGACGAAGTTTTGGATGTGACGATTCAGCCGTTAGCGCCCCCACGATCCCGATCAAAGGTGCCTGCAGTCGAGGTAACCACCCAGCACTGGCTCACTGGCTTTGAGAGTAAAAAACGAAAAGCCGACTcttcggaagacgaaacgGAATCTCAAATACCGGCGAAGCGGTTTACCCGTGTTCTCAAGATTTCCGACAGAAGTGAGGAATCTGCTAGCGTTGGGGAAGGACAGCTTTCGTTTAAAGATGACGGCGATAATTTCAGCTCGTCGGGAGAATCAGACAACGAAAGTGTGGTCGAAGTTGTTGGTGTTCAACCCGCGCAGAGCGAAGTCAATAATCGCAATCGGACACTATCCAGAACGGATGATTGGGTCTGCTCGTCTTGCTCTATATTGAACGCTCCCAGCGACAGTAATTGTTTGGCATGTGGAGACGAGAATTACATGAAAGATCTGGTCTTTTTCAAGACGTTGGGGGAACCAATCAACGTGAAGACTGGATTACCAGCTTCGAAAGTCGCTCAGCAACGAAAGGAACTGATACACGACATGGCAATATCCCGCGAGATATGGCCTGCAATGACAGAGGACCAAATGCAAGAGGCCGCGAGTTTAGCATATACAATGGCGGATTCTTTGGACCAGCTGGCCGTCGTTTTCGAAGAGGGTCAGATGCTTAGTGTTCGGCCGCCGAATATTACGGTGGTGGGCTTTTGGGACGGTGATCGGTACGGCAGTGCACTCCGACTTTTGGGAGAAATTTTACGCAAGTCGGAGGCGATCTTCTTCCTGGATCGCGTCGACGAAGATTATCTTATTTCGCGAGGTCTTAGACCCTACTCACATGTCATCAAGCATCCACTATCCTTTCGAGACATTGTTGGCGCTTTGGTAGAATTCCCAGAGGAAATGAATACAAACCCGTCGTACAGTAATGGCCATCTGCCCGTACGAGGCTTGGCATCTTGGAACATGTGGAAAGGAGCCGACTTGCTCCAAGCTATCGACTTAGTCTTTTTGAATTGTTTGGCATATGGAAAGGCTGTCGTCGAGG TGCTATCGTGCGGCAACATGTGGGTACTGAGAGTGGACGCAGAAAGCTATACACGCCGACACGACGATCAGAAACGAGTGGGTTTGTGGTTTACAAGATAA
- a CDS encoding predicted protein — MKRELDLQTSSTKWTPKELSKTGFELIQHFLPAQFPASVAPGYAQFCGFCFLASVSGSAGMVLSTQTLLLAIGVVGNAHSASVMAGALNWVLKDGIGQLGGVIFASRMGETRRFDANPKKWRMMGALCLDSASLLDILSPFAPSAVVLPLACFANALKNIGYLTVGASRAALHQALTRAGNLGDVTAKAGSQSIAAGLLGTGVGIGLSAAMGHDAGNFVLGFCGLSLIHQLCNFAALQHVDLHHFNRHRLYLVLDHYLRHGKVLSPREIATKESFFPLLREDDTASWLSIGSALTAISPGGPNELTQLLKACPDESYIINCTNDGKIHVVFLQDAQGEDLVKGMFHACFLRKKTGLSIDGVEAVVATHEETKVRFPHFLEELNRQAWNISTNVTNIESSSRAVRFILN; from the coding sequence ATGAAACGGGAGCTCGATTTGCAGACCTCTTCAACAAAATGGACTCCCAAGGAActttccaaaacaggattCGAGCTGATACAGCATTTCCTACCCGCTCAGTTCCCCGCTTCGGTAGCTCCCGGTTATGCTCAATTTTGTGGATTCTGCTTTTTGGCATCGGTTTCGGGAAGTGCCGGCATGGTGCTATCAACGCAAACTCTTTTGCTTGCAATTGGTGTTGTGGGAAATGCGCATTCGGCATCAGTCATGGCGGGCGCCCTTAATTGGGTTTTAAAAGACGGTATTGGACAGCTTGGTGGCGTCATTTTTGCCAGTCGAATGGGAGAGACTCGTCGTTTCGATGCTAATCCCAAGAAATGGCGAATGATGGGCGCTCTTTGCCTCGACTCGGCTAGCCTGTTAGACATTTTGTCACCGTTTGCGCCGTCCGCGGTAGTACTGCCTCTTGCGTGTTTCGCCAATGCGCTCAAAAACATTGGATACCTAACGGTGGGCGCGAGCCGAGCTGCCTTGCATCAAGCTTTGACGAGAGCAGGTAACTTAGGAGACGTCACAGCCAAGGCTGGCTCTCAGTCAATTGCAGCTGGCTTGCTGGGAACCGGCGTGGGTATTGGCCTTTCTGCTGCAATGGGTCACGACGCGGGTAACTTTGTGCTTGGTTTCTGTGGACTAAGTCTCATTCATCAGCTATGCAATTTTGCTGCTCTACAGCACGTCGACTTGCATCACTTCAACCGTCATCGCTTGTACCTTGTTCTCGACCACTATCTGCGACACGGGAAAGTTTTGTCACCCAGGGAGATCGCGACCAAAGAATCTTTCTTTCCCCTTCTCCGAGAAGACGATACTGCCTCATGGCTTTCGATTGGCAGCGCGCTAACTGCTATAAGCCCGGGAGGTCCAAATGAATTGACGCAATTGCTGAAAGCATGCCCGGACGAATCATACATCATAAATTGCACGAACGATGGAAAGATACATGTGGTGTTTTTGCAGGACGCCCAGGGCGAAGATCTTGTCAAAGGTATGTTTCACGCATGTTTTCTTCGTAAGAAGACTGGTCTTAGTATTGATGGGGTTGAAGCTGTTGTTGCAACTCATGAAGAAACGAAGGTACGGTTCCCTCACTTCTTAGAGGAGCTGAATCGGCAGGCGTGGAACATATCAACAAACGTAACGAACATTGAATCGAGTAGCCGTGCAGTGCGGTTTATCCTCAACTGA
- a CDS encoding predicted protein, whose protein sequence is MNTFARQSLDSISLSPETNSFITPPSHRRDSSWRARGESKTSKMDSSTDQAISGDQPMFNIERPHHNDVLSGRGVTTNRHEGNSNFRGLVALNKELYVTSTKRQKMQISRSIVDAVRSLNPPGRFLEKNPETRLYSDIGERKAIEKTSQALRDGASSLRKQLSEDLGDPDFLTAVFDGDSTSSFMDKTKSLKTKAMKKGHRRTKSTPDAPTVSKHKSPVRKMKLSDHPLSPNMPQRRSIPLKAPRSQPASPMDGRRRGPYAESPSPPPFPSHQEFQAFQKSNRPHGFGASSIYRSHGGQYDASYHPEPPAQWHHGPARHHGCYLSPVYIGYPPPPYQPHPSHRPTSPDSNLHIRRPPLSPGDRSWSSGTFITQGQSPRPMKRQHSPPSFTGYSGSELSVPPLERGGHKDYFRTPIQPTSSPSTELSPRARPNDFYSDLYGTHLTSTVQDFLPPPSPGRAAHTAGSFGSSTGGRGSYNAALNAGKPRNARSFQNDVFSTKSYLSEDACGTSPTVVSSDIFQGSLSGKSISQEISKKLKSETETDSFLCYPTDEDDIEGVERALSPLPYDRNDVGDWMDMSDDLLKLPIASCGPYDVNMDASVRAI, encoded by the exons ATGAATACATTCGCAAGGCAATCTCTAGACAGCATCTCCCTGTCACCGGAAACGAACTCATTCATAACACCTCCTTCGCACAGACGAGACTCTTCTTGGAGGGCAAGAGGTGAAAGTAAAACATCAAAGATGGACTCTTCGACAGATCAAGCTATTTCCGGAGATCAGCCTATGTTCAACATCGAGCGGCCACATCACAACGACGTACTTTCAGGACGAGGTGTCACCACCAATAGGCATGAAGGTAACTCCAATTTTAGAGGTTTGGTAGCTTTGAACAAG GAATTATACGTCACAAGCACGAAAAGACAAAAGATGCAGATATCTCGAAGTATTGTCGATGCGGTGCGGAGCTTGAATCCGCCAGGTCGATTTCTTGAAAAGAATCCAGAAACAAGACTTTACAGCGATATCGGCGAGCGGAAGGCAATTGAAAAAACGAGCCAGGCACTTCGCGATGGAGCCTCCAGCCTTCGTAAGCAGCTTTCCGAAGATCTAGGAGATCCAGATTTTCTAACTGCAGTATTTGATGGAGACAGTACATCCAGCTTCATGGACAAAACGAAATCACTGAAG ACTAAAGCTATGAAGAAAGGCCATAGACGTACTAAGTCAACGCCTGATGCACCCACGGTATCGAAGCATAAGTCCCCGGTGCGGAAGATGAAGTTATCGGATCATCCATTATCTCCCAATATGCCGCAGCGACGGTCAATTCCGCTGAAGGCTCCACGGTCACAGCCGGCGTCCCCGATGGACGGGAGACGCCGGGGTCCGTACGCAGAGTCCCCGTCGCCACCTCCCTTTCCTTCGCACCAGGAATtccaagcttttcaaaaatcAAATAGGCCTCACGGGTTCGGTGCTTCAAGCATCTATAGATCCCATGGTGGCCAATACGATGCTTCTTACCATCCAGAACCACCCGCCCAATGGCACCATGGTCCTGCAAGGCACCACGGGTGCTACCTTTCTCCAGTGTACATTGGCTATCCACCACCTCCGTACCAACCGCACCCATCGCATCGCCCGACTTCTCCAGACAGTAATTTACATATACGTAGACCTCCCTTGTCTCCTGGCGATCGTTCTTGGTCATCTGGCACATTTATTACGCAAGGACAGTCTCCGCGGCCGATGAAGCGACAGCATTCCCCGCCATCGTTTACAGGATACTCAGGAAGCGAGCTGTCTGTTCCTCCTTTAGAACGCGGCGGACACAAGGACTATTTTCGCACTCCAATCCAGCCAACGTCGTCGCCTTCAACAGAACTCTCTCCACGTGCAAGGCCAAACGATTTCTACAGCGACCTGTATGGAACGCATCTCACCAGTACGGTCCAAGATTTCCTTCCACCGCCATCACCAGGTCGAGCAGCGCATACGGCAGGTAGTTTTGGCTCCAGCACGGGAGGACGCGGATCCTACAATGCAGCGCTCAATGCGGGAAAACCGCGTAACGCACGATCCTTTCAGAACGATGTTTTCAGCACGAAGAGCTACTTATCTGAAGATGCTTGCGGGACGAGCCCGACTGTTGTTTCTTCAGATATATTCCAGGGATCACTCTCAGGAAAGTCGATTAGTCAGGAAATTAGCAAGAAACTGAAGAGCGAAACGGAAACTGATAGTTTTTTGTGCTATCCgaccgacgaagacgacatTGAGGGCGTAGAACGGGCTCTTTCGCCTCTCCCGTATGATCGGAACGATGTTGGTGATTGGATGGATATGTCCGACGATCTTTTGAAACTTCCTATTGCATCATGCGGACCTTATGATGTAAATATGGACGCGAGTGTCCGGGCAATCTAA
- a CDS encoding predicted protein, with protein MSQRHTGRVYTVRDTPEDTDDSLYLVLQLMIVFLTPSAKHVMVNLSSSGIKEGFASVIALQDAGAPLICQSHHDHCNWDWQCLFLPGRHRRPPLHLGKEQILMWHLGSVAAACPPQDPALGKGLQQLAILSQMVHACADLHRQGPSPGRSQLWCDIPM; from the coding sequence atgtctcaaagacacacgGGACGGGTATATACCGTGAGAGACACTCCCGAAGACACTGACGACTCGCTCTACTTagtcttacagttaatgatTGTCTTTTTGACGCCAAGTGCCAAACACGTCATGGTCAACCTCAGCAGCAGCGGCATCAAGGAAGGCTTTGCTTCCGTCATTGCCCTCCAGGACGCTGGGGCGCCGCTGATTTGTCAGTCTCACCATGACCATTGCAATTGGGATTGGCAATGCTTGTTCCTACCCGGGCGCCACCGCCGGCCGCCGCTGCACTTAGGGAAAGAACAAATTCTAATGTGGCACCTTGGATCCGTGGCGGCAGCTTGCCCTCCCCAGGATCCTGCTCTGGGAAAGGGACTGCAGCAGCTGGCCATTTTATCGCAAATGGTACATGCCTGTGCGGACCTTCACCGACAAGGTCCGAGTCCTGGCCGAAGCCAACTTTGGTGTGATATACCTAtgtag
- a CDS encoding predicted protein — MAPRFMMEPIAVASAASTTKVLKHKRRYCRMDGCSRIVKSQGLCQRHGAKPRCCKVDGCQKQAQGNFDGMCKSHFKAFKREQTPLPPKPSDTALVCPPVAQGDSVYDKVLPESIAWNPDMGGELPLIAHLREGFESGKSPAWHRNEERQARGLWPVHNPATQLEGWERELVWMEILVLTGSPDASFRHLARGWGRDKGFHMVLAQFICERHGDVERKKRERGSRKKEEEEEYIGADVWDDACYGDVAYNEALAAELLNFSAASPSHRRISSFTLDDDEEFDEEDMAAYSSEGSPFSDNEEKQYAV; from the exons ATGGCCCCGCGCTTCATGATGGAACCCATTGCTGTTGCCAGTGCTGCCAGTACAACAAAG GTTCTGAAACATAAGCGTCGCTATTGCCGCATGGACGGATGCTCTCGTATTGTGAAGTCACAAGGTTTATGCCAACGGCACGGTGCCAAACCGCGTTGCTGCAAGGTCGATGGATGCCAGAAACAGGCCCAGGGAAATTTTGATGGCATGTGCAAGTCGCACTTTAAGGCGTTTAAGCGCGAGCAGACGCCGTTGCCTCCCAAACCTTCCGACACTGCTTTGGTTTGTCCCCCTGTGGCGCAGGGGGACTCCGTTTACGACAAGGTCCTTCCTGAATCAATTGCCTGGAACCCCGACATGGGCGGCGAACTACCGTTGATTGCTCATCTGCGAGAAGGGTTCGAATCTGGAAAATCTCCAGCCTGGCACCGCAACGAAGAGCGCCAAGCCCGTGGTCTTTGGCCCGTCCACAATCCAGCGACTCAGCTTGAAGGATGGGAGCGTGAGCTGGTGTGGATGGAGATTCTTGTCTTGACTGGTTCTCCTGACGCGTCCTTTCGACACCTCGCCCGTGGATGGGGTCGCGACAAAGGCTTCCACATGGTGCTGGCGCAATTCATTTGCGAGCGCCATGGTGACGTCGAACGCAAAAAGCGTGAACGCGGCAGccggaaaaaggaagaagaggaagagtaTATTGGTGCCGACGTATGGGACGATGCCTGCTACGGGGATGTGGCGTACAATGAAGCATTGGCCGCTGAACTACTTAACTTTTCGGCAGCCTCTCCTAGTCATCGACGAATTTCCAGCTTTAcactggacgacgacgaagaatttgatgAGGAAGATATGGCCGCTTACTCAAGCGAAGGCAGCCCCTTTTCCGATAATGAGGAAAAGCAGTACGCTGTGTAG
- a CDS encoding predicted protein, with amino-acid sequence KVLFATDEWFAAADNLLKDTDPVFDPEAFCEQGKVMDGWETRRRRESGHDWSVLKLASRGIIHAVEIDTAHFTGNNVPQISIEIADLSCTEESRMACQGVQWKTLLDKTALRPGYEPTRLHYFSVDAVEGTHIRVNYFPDGGVARIRLWGQPIDEVELPSRMPYIFPEISGQEHGGVGFSCSNKHYGDPWNLIQPTLGRDMGDGWETARHPERPAVLQRNPVTKLVDSDLMDYCVIKLGAIAGDGIARIILDTKHFRGNYPESVQVQGCCAPDDKVTENEATWFTLIPRGRMAPDAEHVYECDKGQIENVHKAVTHIKVSIYPDGGLSRVRVY; translated from the exons AAGGTCCTGTTCGCCACGGATGAATGGTTTGCGGCGGCGGATAACCTGTTGAAGGACACGGACCCCGTGTTTGATCCGGAAGCCTTTTGCGAGCAAGGCAAAGTCATG GATGGTTGGGAAACCCGCCGCCGCCGTGAATCCGGCCACGATTGGTCGGTCCTCAAGCTTGCCTCCCGCGGTATCATTCACGCCGTCGAGATCGATACCGCACACTTTACCGGTAACAACGTTCCGCAAATCTCGATTGAGATCGCGGATCTCTCCTGCACGGAAGAAAGCCGCATG GCCTGCCAAGGCGTGCAGTGGAAGACTCTCCTCGACAAGACAGCTTTGCGTCCCGGCTACGAACCAACCCGTCTACACTACTTTAGTGTGGATGCGGTGGAAGGGACTCACATTCGCGTCAACTACTTCCCTGACGGAGGCGTTGCTCGCATCCGTCTTTGGGGCCAACCCATCGACGAGG TTGAATTGCCGTCACGCATGCCGTACATTTTTCCGGAGATCTCCGGACAGGAGCACGGAGGTGTTGGATTTTCCTGCTCCAACAAGCACTACGGAGATCCCTGGAACCTTATCCAGCCCACTCTGGGCCGAGATATGGGTGATGGCTGGGAAACCGCCCGTCATCCGGAGCGCCCCGCTGTTCTCCAGCGCAACCCCGTCACCAAGCTCGTGGACAGTGACTTGATGGACTACTGTGTTATCAAGTTGGGTGCCATTGCTGGCGACGGCATTGCGCGCATCATTCTAGATACGAAACACTTTCGCGGTAACTACCCCGAATCTGTTCAAGTCCAAGGATGCTGTGCTCCGGACGATAAAGTCACGGAAAACGAGGCCACTTGGTTCACCTTGATCCCCCGTGGTCGCATGGCACCCGATGCTGAGCACGTCTACGAATGCGACAAAGGTCAGATCGAAAATGTCCACAAGGCTGTGACCCACATCAAGGTCAGCATCTACCCCGACGGCGGCTTGAGCCGTGTGCGTGTCTAC
- a CDS encoding predicted protein yields the protein MSLAAAYRRILSPRSRKTLILSGLAIFVSIWNGALQLQQVAQIWNSVTFLDVLDVKLTFSRVERLSCASPHPVTIANATHVAANNGFLEQPSNGCGSLQRDWSLVPTRSVLAASIETHQSNCSAPIMTFHVDNDFGLGSHLYMWSQALCNAWEKGYRVQTHNPNWLWLDQGYCDAKVAVRSPFLCYFPQSEDRCSGTNSRGLSSFTQNVSDPRNDRLRCSWMKRNGYLADFRAASMEYLFQSLSPIVIQEAQRQIGLLFDHGRAPRDLISVHVRWGDKFWEMDLAPISDYIDAVHHMVAKQGRDNATTSHIYLSTEDPRAAKEFLEAAPPTWNVYVDRTVTELNTFRPTKGNRASWTTRNTKGRAGLVALGSLLVALEADYFVLTTKSNWSRLWNELRKNVIDSRCGNCTHMIDLRPGKW from the coding sequence ATGAGTCTCGCTGCCGCATACCGCAGAATCCTTTCCCCACGTTCCCGGAAGACTCTGATTTTGAGTGGCTTAGCAATTTTCGTTTCGATTTGGAATGGTGCCTTGCAGTTGCAGCAAGTTGCACAAATTTGGAATAGTGTTACCTTTCTTGATGTTCTTGACGTCAAGCTTACTTTTTCACGAGTCGAACGGCTTTCGTGTGCGAGTCCTCATCCCGTCACCATTGCTAACGCGACACACGTCGCTGCCAACAACGGGTTTCTTGAGCAACCTTCGAATGGCTGTGGAAGTCTCCAGCGAGACTGGAGTCTCGTACCGACTCGATCGGTGCTAGCGGCAAGCATCGAAACGCACCAAAGCAACTGCAGTGCTCCTATTATGACGTTTCATGTCGACAACGATTTTGGTTTGGGATCGCACCTTTATATGTGGAGTCAAGCTTTATGCAACGCTTGGGAGAAAGGTTATCGCGTACAAACACACAATCCGAATTGGTTGTGGCTAGATCAAGGCTACTGCGACGCCAAGGTAGCAGTTCGCTCTCCCTTTTTGTGCTACTTTCCACAATCAGAAGATCGCTGCTCAGGCACTAATAGTCGTGGGCTTTCTTCGTTTACTCAGAATGTCTCAGACCCCCGAAACGATCGACTACGATGCTCGTGGATGAAAAGGAATGGCTATCTAGCCGACTTTCGTGCTGCCTCGATGGAGTATCTTTTTCAATCGCTATCACCAATAGTCATTCAAGAGGCGCAGAGGCAAATAGGATTATTATTTGATCATGGTAGGGCGCCACGAGATCTCATATCTGTACATGTTCGATGGGGTGACAAGTTTTGGGAAATGGATCTGGCACCAATCAGCGATTATATCGACGCTGTGCACCATATGGTAGCCAAACAGGGACGTGACAACGCGACAACTTCACATATTTACCTATCAACAGAAGATCCACGTGCCGCCAAAGAGTTCCTGGAAGCAGCTCCTCCCACTTGGAACGTATATGTGGACCGAACAGTAACAGAACTAAATACGTTTCGACCAACAAAAGGAAACCGAGCTTCATGGACGACACGAAACACCAAAGGACGAGCGGGGCTTGTCGCATTGGGATCGTTGCTGGTCGCATTAGAAGCCGATTATTTCgttttgacgacgaaaagcaaCTGGAGCCGGCTTTGGAACGAACTACGCAAGAACGTTATCGATTCCCGTTGTGGAAACTGTACTCATATGATCGATCTTAGACCGGGAAAATGGTAA
- a CDS encoding predicted protein translates to MATRLVFLTESLTLFCIPVSIDAFEDAGDKNGASSEEKVHVRVQQRNGRKCITTVAGLADDLDVKRICKAFKKNFSCNGAVQRDEEAGEVIQLSGDQRTNVKSFLVDQEICHGESVVLHGF, encoded by the coding sequence ATGGCCACTCGACTGGTTTTCTTAACAGAAAGTCTGACACTATTTTGCATTCCTGTGTCCATAGATGCGTTCGAAGATGCTGGCGACAAAAACGGCGCATCTTCAGAAGAAAAGGTGCACGTTCGGGTACAGCAACGAAACGGTCGCAAATGTATTACAACTGTCGCAGGACTAGCGGATGATTTGGACGTCAAGCGAATTTGCAAGGCTTTCAAAAAGAACTTTTCTTGCAATGGTGCCGTGCAAAGGGATGAAGAGGCGGGTGAAGTTATCCAGTTGAGTGGAGACCAACGAACGAATGTCAAGAGCTTTTTGGTAGATCAGGAGATATGCCACGGTGAAAGTGTTGTGCTCCATGGTTTTTAA